TTGAACGGACTGAAAATTATGGATCTTTTAAAAATAGTAGTGAATTGCAGAATTATGTCCTCACAAAATACGATGCGTACATTTATACAGAGGATGATAACATTTTCTCTCCTGCATTTTTGGATTTCATAAATAAAGGGTTGGAAAGATATCGGGATGATCCTGATGTCGTATCTATCTGCGGATATTCCTATCCGATAAAATGGGAAACAACGGCTTCAGCAATACTTCAGCATCAATATTTTTCGGCATGGGGTTATGGTGAATGGGGGAAAAAACGAACATTGCTGCTGAACGATTTGAGTTCTGAATTTATCAGAAAAGCTCTTACTGATAAAGAGTCGTTAAGACAATTAAATTTTTCTCCTAAAAACAAGATTATGACTCTGTTTCTCTTTAATACAGAGGAAATTTCCTGTATAGATATTGTCCGCTCTCTCTATCTTACTATTACAAAAAAATATGTTCTTATGCCTACTGTTTCTCTTGTAAAAAACAACGGTTGGGACGGAAGCGGAGAACATTGTTGTGACATAAGGTTATCTATTTTTAAAGATCAGAAAATATGTGATCCACAAAAGCTGAATAAGAATTCTGCGCAGATAGTTGTCTTTTCTGAAAATCTTGAAAAATTTCAAATGAAAATTTTTGAAAACAGAAATAGAAATAAAGTAAAAGCATTTGTTATTTTATTGATGATAAAAATATTGGGATTTGATTTGGCTAAAAAATTATATAAGTCTTTCAAGGAATTAAAGCATGGAATTAAATGAAAAATCTGTCGCCATATGTATTTTGGCCAGGGATGTTGAATCTGCTCTTTACCGAAATATTCCGAAACTAGACGTATTAAGAAAATATTTTATGAATTCATGGATTATCGTAGTTGAAAATGATAGCAAAGACCGAACCAAAGACGTCTTGCATGCTTGGCAGAAAAAAAATGAACAGATATTAATTGATTCTCACGATGGAATAGATATCTCTTCTGTTTCATATTTCTCCGATAATTCTTTTTCCGGTACCTGTAGAAATAGAATTGAAAAAATGGTTGCTGTTAGAAACAAATATCTTCAAATAATGAAACAAAAGTCCATACATACTGATTATATAGTAATAATTGATATAGATTTGGATAATTTTGATGAAAAAGAAATTGTACAGGCAATAAAGAATGCCCCATATGACTGGAGTGCTATATTTGCAAATGGATTGTTGTATGCAACTGTGTTGGGGCGTCCTGTTTTTACTAAATTTTATGATACGTATGCTTATGTTCCGGCGAATTCAAAGACTAATCAGTTAACTTACAAAGAACAATATCTTAATAGAGAAATAAAAACTAAAAAAAATGATTATATTTTGTGCAGGTCTGCATTCGGAGGTATAGGGATTTATAAATATGAATCAATAATCGATGCAGTATACTCCACCCAAGAAAATAAAAGAAGTCAAGTAGAAGAAGTTATATGTGAGCATATCTCCGTAAATGAATATGCAAATAATTTCGGACGAAATTACATTTGTAATGACTTAAAAACATATTATCAAAAAATTTCTTTTTTGGTTGCAATTTTACCGACATGGATTTTTATGAAAATACAGGAAATAAAAAATCATAGGAAATTTCCGGAGTGAATAATGAATCTGATTAAGAAAGTATTAAAAGTAAATTTACGGTCCATATTTTTGAATTTCTATTTACTTTCGATTAATAAAGCTATCTGTCTGCAGATTCTTTTTTCACGGAATATAAAAATTGTCTCGATTTATGGGATAGGGGGTGCATGACAAACATATTCATACAGGAATGATTCAATTTGGTTTTAATAATGTCGGAAATCTAGATCCAAGATATGAACGCTTAATAATAGAAATTGTAAAACCCGGAAAAGTTATTTTTACCGGACGTTCTTTTTGAGGAAACGGTACAAGACTCTCTATCCATGGAGTGCTTTCAGTTGGTAACAATATTTGTATAAATGGTAACACTACAATTTGTTGTGCTCAAGAAATAAATTTAGGTTCAAATACTTTGGTTTCATGGGACTGTATTTTTATGGATACGGATTTTTATAAAATTTATTCTGCAAATAAAGAAATAAATCAAAACACTCCTATCATTATTGGTGAAAATACATGGATTGGCTGTAGAGTAAGTATTCTTAAAGGATGCCGAATTCCAGCAGGTTCTGTTATTGCTGCAGGAAGTGTCGTAAATAAAAACTTTGAACAGAAGAACTGCATTTACGGCGGAGTTCCAGCGAAGATTCTTAAAGAAAATATAAGTTGGGATATGTAATAAGAAAAAAAGCGCATTAATAATGATTGTAAAAAACAACAAATAAAAGTGCTTATTTACGAGGATAGATTCCCCTGTTAAATTTTATCGTTTACACACTTTTTCTGACATGCCCGCTTGAATTGAACTTATTGAATCTATTATAGATAGAGAGAACCTATAAACAGCGTTTTTCCAGCCATAGCAGTATTTTCTTCAAGGATAAAAATGTTATATACATTACCCTATTGTTTTGCATTTTGTTTTATACTTTTTTGTGAATTTATTCCGAACGAGTGCGGAACTGTATCAAAAAAGTGGCTCCCTTCTATAAGTATTATTTTCTTTCTGCTGATTTTTTTAGGTTTCAGAGGTTTTATAGTAACTGATTGGGTCAGTTATTATCCGTATTATGATGAAGTTCCGACTCTGTTTGATAATAATGTTTCGGATTTTATTAACAATTATCCTTGGGAAAAGGGATTTTTATTATATTCCGTTATTTTAAAATCTTTTTGCCAAAACTATTTCTTTTTTCAGTTTGTATCTTTTTTTATAGATCTGCTGATAATCCATAAAGTATTAAAATGCTATGTGCAAAGAAAATATCTTCCTTTGGCTTATGCGGTATTTTTTGTTTTTCAGGGATTTGTCATTGAGGTAAATCTTCTCAGAAATTCAAAGGCAATAATGCTATTTCTACTTTCTGTCCCATATTTACTGAATAAAAAATTTTGTAAGTATGTGGTTTTGAATTGTATCGGCGGATTATTTCATGTAAGCGGTTTTATTTATATTCCGTTATATTTTCTGCTGAATCGTACTTTTAATCGAAAACTAATTTTAATTTTATTTCTGATAGGAAATATATTCTTTTTTGCAAAAATAAAACTTATTTCGATACTTCTTGTTTCTATAGCTCCGTTTCTTAGCGGATCAAGATTTGGTTCTCTTATAACGGCTTATGGTTTATTGGCAGATGAATTCACTTCATATTCAATAGGTGTTGGGTTTATAGAACGTATGTTGAGCTTTTTTGTTGTGTTTCACTTTCAGAATAAATTGCTTAAAGATAATAAAAATCTTTCCGTATTTGTTAATTTGCTTTATTTGTTTTTATTTTCATACTTGTATTTGGCAGAAGTTGGAATACTAATACAGCGGATAACAATACTTTTTGTTGCCGGATATTGGGTGATATTACCGAATATTTATCGACTTTTGCATAAAGATAAGAAAAATATATTTTTGGTAATTCTCTTTTTATACGGAATATTAAAAATGATGGTGCAATGTGATGAACCTAATTATTCATATACAAATATTCTTTATGAAGAACCGAATTATTCTCAGCGTTTACAACTTATAAAGATATCGGAGAAAAACAAGTGATTCCTAAAATAATACATTTATGTTGGCTGAGCGGAGACGAATATCCGGAAAATATAAAGAAATGTATTAATTCAGTGTATGAAAAACTTCCGAACTATGAAATAAAAATATGGACTAAAGAGAATTTTGACGTAGGTTCTGTTTCATGGGTTAAACAGGCTTTTGATTCAAAGAAATATGCGTTTGCTGCCGATTATATACGCTTTTGGTCTTTATATAATTACGGCGGCATTTATCTCGATTCGGATGTTGAAGTAGTGAAAAATTTTGACTTTTTTTTGAATGTAAAAAGTTTCATCGGTTTTGAATACCTGAATATTCCTGAAGCCGCCGTTGTGGGGGCTGAAGAGGGTACTGACTGGGTAAAGACGTGCCTTGACTGGTATGACGGAAAATCTTTCTTTGCTGAGAATGGTGAAATGAAAAAAGACGTTGTACCCCGACTTGTAAAACGTGTTCTTGAAAAAAAATATAATCAAAAAATCGTCGATACAGGGAAGATACGAGAGTTTGAAGGATTGACGATTTATCCATATTTTTATTTTTCTCCCAAAAATTATTTTACGGGAAAAATTAAGGTAGAAGATAAAACGGTATGTATTCATCATTTTGCAAGTGCATGGGGACCGAACAAAAAACGAAAGTGGACACTCGTTTTACATAATAGTTGTATTCACTTGATGGGGAAACGTCTCCATGACAAACTTTTCAGACTCATCCGTCCTCTACCGAAAACTTTCAACGGAGAAGAAATATGATTTCAGTTTGCATGGCGACCTACAACGGTGTGCGATTTATAAAAGAACAGCTGAATTCGATCCTGGCTCAACTTAGCGCAGATGACGAGCTGATTATCAGCGATGACGGGAGCACGGACGGAACGCTTGAGATAATCGGGTCGTATAAAGACGACAGAATAAAACTTTTTCACCATAAACAAAATCCCTCATTTTCCGAAATCAAATACTGCAGGAATTTCTACTATACAACGTCAAATTTTGAGAATGCCCTGATTCATGCAAACGGCGATTATATTTTTTTATCCGATCAGGACGATATATGGCTTCCGCAGAAAAAAGACAGAATGGTTTCCGCATTGAGAACAGCGGATTTGGTAATGTCGAACTTCAATATCATTGACGATGATGGAAACATACTGAAAAAAGCTTTTTATCAGACGAATCCTATCAGTAATTTTACGCTGTTGAATATTATAAAGTCAAAATTTATCGGATGCTGTATGGCTTTCAATAAAGAGGTTCTCCGTGCTTCTCTGCCGTTTCCCGAAAAACTTTTAGCACATGATTATTGGATCGGGCTTGTCAGTTCCCAAGATTATTCTTTTTTATTTATATCGGAGCCGCTACTTAATTACAGACGCTTTGATTCCAATGTTTCGTCTTCAACGGGGAAATCAAAAAATAACTTCTTATTCAGAATCCGTTTCAGACTCGTCATCTTGATTCAACTGACATTCCGGATTTTTAGAAGACGGAGATTTCAGAAATGAACCGTGTTTTCTTAGTCTTCAATCCCTTCGCAGTTATGAATGACTTTACGCATAAAAAGGAGCGTCTGTATGTCCGGGCAAAACGAATGTAAACACAAAGTTCTGTTCCTATCCAACACCGCAAACTTTTCCAAGTTCAACTTGCCGTATATGCGCTGGTTCCGCGAGCAGGGCTGGCAGGTTGACTATGTTTCTTCCGGTGAGGAGTCGGTCGCCGATTGTGACAATCAGTATACAATCGCAATCGCGCGTTCGCCCTTCTCGCCTGCGAACTTAAAGGCGTACCGCCAGCTGAAAAAGCTCCTTGCCGAGAACCGGTATGACATCCTGCACTGCCACACGCCGATGGGCGGCGTCATCGGCCGGCTTGCGGCAAAAAAGTTATGGAAAGAACACAAAATCAAGGTGATTTACACTGCGCACGGCTTCCACTTTTATAAGGGCGCGCCGCTTATAAACTGGCTTTTGTATTACCCGATGGAAAAATACCTTGCGCGCTGCACGGACGTAATTGTAACCATAAACGAGGAAGATTATGAAAAAGCAAAAGAGTCATTCTGAAAACGGTGGAAATACCGGGAATATAGCAAGTACCGTGAATACCACGGCAAGGGCGAAGATCTACAAAATTGACGGAGTCGGCGTGAACCTTGAACGCTTCCGCCCGGTGCGGTCGCCGGAAGAAAAAACTACGCTGCGCAAGGAACTTGGCTTTTCTCCTGAAGATTTTATCTTAATTTATACGGCGGAGTTTATTCCGCGCAAGAATCACCGGCTGCTTTTTGATATTCTTCCGGAATTAAAGTTAAAAATCCCGGAGCTTAAAACCGTTCTGTGCGGCAAGGGTGAACTTTTAGAGCAGTACCGGCAGCTTGCTTCTGAACACGGAATGGATTACGTAACGTTTACCGGCTACACGAAGCGCGTGGCGGATTATTGCCGGGCAAGCGATGTGCTTGTTATGCCGAGCCATCAGGAAGGGCTGCCGCTTTCTATGATTGAATCCATTGCAACCGGGCTTCCGGTCGTTGCTTCAAAAATCCGCGGACACGTGGACGTTGTAGAAGACTGCGTGAACGGCTTTTTGTTTGAGCCTAGTGATTGCAGCGGCTTTGTGAAAGCTGTGTACACATTGTACAAAAATCCAGTTCTGCGCACAGAAATGGGGCTGCGTAACGTAGAACGGGCGAAATTATTTTCCGTGGATACGGCTGTGTCCCGTATGGCGAATCTATACCGTAAAATAATGCAGAATGCTCTCTGACTGCATGAATAAATGGATTAACCTTGCCACTGGGTTTAGAAAACGGACGCAGAGTTCGTAAAAGCTGCGGCTACCTTTCCCGGCAAGCAAGTTCCTGCACGGTTTCCAACGGTAATTCCGTTGCGGCGGCAATCTGCTCCGGCGTAAGCACTCCCATAGACAAAAGGTTGCCGGCCGTAGCGTATTTTTCTTCGGATTTACCTTCCGCGATACCGCTGATTCTGCCTTTTTCCATGCCCCGTGTTTCGCCCTTAGCAATACCGCTCGATTCGCCCGCTGCAAAACCGAGGGATTCGCCCTCGGCAAAGCCTTCCTTACGGATGCGTTTGATTTCTATCTCGTACTTCATGAACGCCCCCTTGGCGGCACCGTCGGTTTTCAGCTTGAACACCCGTTCGGCAAAGCTCTTCGCCGTCTCCGTGTCCGTTCCGCCTTCCGCTATATAGTGTAACATGGCCGCCGTTTCCGAATCAAGCTCGTTTTCATACGCTGAGGCATTATAGACGACGGCAAATCGTTCGTCCCGAACGTCGAGCGCAGTGTGCTCGTCGCAGACGGTTCTGAGCGTGTAGCGCGGCAGCCCTTCGCCGAACGGATCCTTCGTGCAGATGAACAGGACGTACAGCTTTTTCAGGTCGTCGTAATCAACGCCGCGCTGTGCGGTGCCGATGTCGATGGAGCTTTGATAATAGCGGATCCGCTTGAACAGGTTCGGCTCGGAGGTCGTCTGCATCTCGACGTTGACGATTTCACCGGTGGTTTCGAGCAGCACGTCGAGGCGGACGCTTTTGGAGCCGGGGGCGGCGGCGAGGGTTTCCTGCGTGTTGACGTAGGTGATTTCTTTTGCGTCCAGCTTGAGCAGGGTGCGCAGAAGGAGACGGCACAGTTCGGTGTCGTGAAGCATCGAATAGGCGAAGAAGAAGTCGTTCGTGATGGTAACGTCTTCCCAGCGGGGAAAATCTGCGTTCATGGTCTCTCCTGTATAAAGCCGCTCCGAGCGGAATTTACGATAATCGGCTCGGCTCAGCGAATAATCCGCGAGCTGTGGCAACCGGCCGTGTTGGCCAAAGTCGGCGGCGCCGGTTGCTGGTGGTGCGGACTGCGCTTCAGCATATACGGCGCGCCGTATACAATGCGCTGCCGTACCGCTCACTCGGCATATATATTATGGGAGAAAATGAAGCGAATTTGCCTCGGATTGGCTGCATCGGCTGATTTTTCAGGAAAAAATAACGGAAGTTTTCGATTGAAAACTGTTCCATAAGACATGCATCACATGACGTACGTTACGGTTCCGGCACCCGTTCCGAACCGCAGCAGACAGTCGCCGCCGGAAGAGGCATCTTTTAGGAAATTATGGAAATTTAGGAAATTATGGAAAATCTTTCACCTTTTGAACAGGCAATTCTTGCCATTCTGCCCGAATTCCGCAGGAATCAGAGCACTGCGTTATCCCGTGCTGCCGTCTCCGCGGTTCCCGTGCCCGGCGCGGTTCCGCATGATTCCGCGCTTTGCAAAGCAGGCCGTTCCGTACCTCATAATCACACATCTTACACGCCTCTTACCGAAGAAAAAATTGCAAAGCTGTATCTGAATGCTGTCGCAGGCGCTGCCGCGCCGGATTCTCCGTTTACCGTTCATTATCCTGCATCGAATCATGCGCAGCTGATTGTGCGGCAATCCGGTAATCAGTCCGAGTGGAGCGCGAAAGAGATTTTCAGTGCGGAATGTATCCGCATCGTTCAGAGACTGCGGCAAACGACTGATTTTCTGGCTTTTCTGCTGGACGACGGATACGCGGACGCCGTTCCACGAGAAAAAAACGATTTACCTGGCGTACCGAACGGTATCGGTACCGAATGGCGCTGTTACCGCAGTCTGCCCAAAGATCTTATCTGTGATTTATGTTTTTTTAGGCAAGTTTCCGTTGTGATTCGGCCGAGTGCTTTCGATATTGCCTGAATTAGTATCTGAATTTCCCGATTTTTCTCCCATATTGAGCCGGGCGTCCGTTTTTGCTATACTGCTATCATGTACGAAGTCAGAATAGAAGCGGATTTTGCCGCGGCTCATTTTTTAAAAGAGTATCACGGCAAATGCGAGCGTTTGCACGGGCATAACTATAAAGTGTTCGCACACGTACGCGGCAGCCGACTCGACGAAGGCGGAATGCTGCTCGATTTTTCCGAATTGAAACGCGTCGTGCGCTCCGTCTGTGCGGAGTTGGATCATACGAATCTGAACGATATGCAGTGTGACGGCGTCGATGTGTTCGATCAGAATCCGAGCGCGGAACACATTGCGCAGTGGATATTCCGCCGGATTCAGTCTCAGCTTGCCGGAAACGCCGGCATGCAAAGCGGCACCGCGCTGTACGCTGTCGACGTGTTTGAAACGGATACCAGCCGCGCGCGGTATTGCGAACCGTGATCCGACTTACCGGACGCCGTCGCCGTCGGTTGTAAGAAGCTATCCAGTTCCGGCAAACGTGCCGATGCGCCGGTTTTTTAGCGAACGGGAATTCCCGCTCGGCTGAGCGCCGATTTTATGCTTTGAACGGTGTATGCGCCCGAGTGTACTATCGACGCGATGAGCGCCGCGTCCGCTTTGCCTTCCGTCAGTACGTCCGCCAAATGCTGCGGCGCGCCGCCTCCGCCGGACGCAATGACCGGAACCGGAACGGCTTCGCTTATCATGCGCGTCAGATTGATTTCATATCCGGCTTTCGTGCCGTCCGCGTCTATCGAATTGAGTACGATTTCTCCCGCACCGAGTTCAACCGCACGCAACGCCCACGCTTTGGCGTCGAGTTCCGTTGCGACCCGTCCGCCGTTTATGAAAACACGGTAGCCGGACGGCATCGCGTCGTCTTTCGCTGCGTCCATTCCCAAAACGATGCACTGATTGCCGAACACGCGCGCGCCTTGCCGTATCAGGTCGGGATTTTTGACAGCCTGAGAGTTCAGGCTGATTTTTTCGGCCCCGGCCAGAATCGTCGAGCGTATATCGTCGAGCGTGCCGATTCCGCCGCCGACGCAGAACGGAATGAACACCTGGGCGGCGACTCGTGCGATGAGATCCAGAATCGGACCTCGGCCGCGTGCGGACGCCATGATATCGTAAAAAACCAATTCGTCAACGCCTTGACGATAGTAGTCCGCCGCCATTTCCACCGGATCACCGATGTCGATATTGTCTTTAAATTTAACGCCTTTTGTCGTCCGCCCGTCTTTTACGTCGAGGCAGACGACGATCCGTTTTTTCAGCATCAGCAGCCTCCCGCCGGCGGAATTCGTTCCGCAAAATTTTTTAAAATCCGCAATCCCGGTTCTCCAGATTTTTCCGGATGAAATTGGAGCGCGTACACGTTGCCCGATCGGATTGCCGCAGGTACGGAAATTCCGTAATCGGCGGCAGCCGTAACGATCCGTGTGTCTTCAGGCTGAATGACGTACGAGTGTACGAAGTAAAACGCCGTGTGTTCGGGTACTTCGGTAAATAATCGGCAGGGAGCGCTCTTTTCCGTTTCCGTATAATATATGTCGTTCCAGCCCATGTGCGGAACTTTGAACGGAAATCGTTTATTTATAGAAGAAAAATGGCGGATACGTCCCGGTACGAGTCCGAGGCATTCGGTGTCGCCTTCTTCCGAATAGTCGAAAATGATTTGCGATCCCAGACAGATACCCAAAATCGGAATCCCTGCCGCCGTCTTGTCTTTCAGAAACGAATCGAATCCGGTCTGTTTCAGCTGTTCCATTGCGTACCGTGCGTCGCCCACGCCGGGAAAAATCAATTTATCGGCCCGTTCGAGTTCCGCCGGATTTTTTGAAATAACGTATTCGCAGTTCAGTGCGGCAAGCGCGTGCTCCACGCTTCGGATATTACCTGCGTTGTAATCGATGATTCCTATCATTCGTTTATGATACAGGGGGAGCGGGGGTGCGTCAAGGGGAAGCGGATGCGTTTCCAGGCCAACCGCATTATAAACCCTCTCGACAAAACCGGATTAAAAGTGTTTTTGCCACGTACCAGGTAATCAAGCGAGTAAAATCGAGAATAAAGGACAGGCGCATTACTTTGTGCCGGAAAGCTGTATTGACGTACTGTTTTGACGTTCAAATCCTACTGTTTTGACGTTCAAACCTTACTGTTTTGACGCTCAAACCTTATTGTTTTGACGCTCAAACCTTATTGTTTTGACGCTCAAACCTTATTGTTTTGACGCTCAAACCTTACGGTCGTGACTCTCAAACGTTACGGTCGTG
This sequence is a window from Treponema brennaborense DSM 12168. Protein-coding genes within it:
- a CDS encoding Rpn family recombination-promoting nuclease/putative transposase, with translation MNADFPRWEDVTITNDFFFAYSMLHDTELCRLLLRTLLKLDAKEITYVNTQETLAAAPGSKSVRLDVLLETTGEIVNVEMQTTSEPNLFKRIRYYQSSIDIGTAQRGVDYDDLKKLYVLFICTKDPFGEGLPRYTLRTVCDEHTALDVRDERFAVVYNASAYENELDSETAAMLHYIAEGGTDTETAKSFAERVFKLKTDGAAKGAFMKYEIEIKRIRKEGFAEGESLGFAAGESSGIAKGETRGMEKGRISGIAEGKSEEKYATAGNLLSMGVLTPEQIAAATELPLETVQELACRER
- a CDS encoding EpsG family protein, whose amino-acid sequence is MLYTLPYCFAFCFILFCEFIPNECGTVSKKWLPSISIIFFLLIFLGFRGFIVTDWVSYYPYYDEVPTLFDNNVSDFINNYPWEKGFLLYSVILKSFCQNYFFFQFVSFFIDLLIIHKVLKCYVQRKYLPLAYAVFFVFQGFVIEVNLLRNSKAIMLFLLSVPYLLNKKFCKYVVLNCIGGLFHVSGFIYIPLYFLLNRTFNRKLILILFLIGNIFFFAKIKLISILLVSIAPFLSGSRFGSLITAYGLLADEFTSYSIGVGFIERMLSFFVVFHFQNKLLKDNKNLSVFVNLLYLFLFSYLYLAEVGILIQRITILFVAGYWVILPNIYRLLHKDKKNIFLVILFLYGILKMMVQCDEPNYSYTNILYEEPNYSQRLQLIKISEKNK
- the queD gene encoding 6-carboxytetrahydropterin synthase QueD; translated protein: MYEVRIEADFAAAHFLKEYHGKCERLHGHNYKVFAHVRGSRLDEGGMLLDFSELKRVVRSVCAELDHTNLNDMQCDGVDVFDQNPSAEHIAQWIFRRIQSQLAGNAGMQSGTALYAVDVFETDTSRARYCEP
- the hisH gene encoding imidazole glycerol phosphate synthase subunit HisH, which codes for MIGIIDYNAGNIRSVEHALAALNCEYVISKNPAELERADKLIFPGVGDARYAMEQLKQTGFDSFLKDKTAAGIPILGICLGSQIIFDYSEEGDTECLGLVPGRIRHFSSINKRFPFKVPHMGWNDIYYTETEKSAPCRLFTEVPEHTAFYFVHSYVIQPEDTRIVTAAADYGISVPAAIRSGNVYALQFHPEKSGEPGLRILKNFAERIPPAGGC
- a CDS encoding glycosyltransferase, which encodes MSGQNECKHKVLFLSNTANFSKFNLPYMRWFREQGWQVDYVSSGEESVADCDNQYTIAIARSPFSPANLKAYRQLKKLLAENRYDILHCHTPMGGVIGRLAAKKLWKEHKIKVIYTAHGFHFYKGAPLINWLLYYPMEKYLARCTDVIVTINEEDYEKAKESF
- a CDS encoding glycosyltransferase family 4 protein, which codes for MKKQKSHSENGGNTGNIASTVNTTARAKIYKIDGVGVNLERFRPVRSPEEKTTLRKELGFSPEDFILIYTAEFIPRKNHRLLFDILPELKLKIPELKTVLCGKGELLEQYRQLASEHGMDYVTFTGYTKRVADYCRASDVLVMPSHQEGLPLSMIESIATGLPVVASKIRGHVDVVEDCVNGFLFEPSDCSGFVKAVYTLYKNPVLRTEMGLRNVERAKLFSVDTAVSRMANLYRKIMQNAL
- the hisF gene encoding imidazole glycerol phosphate synthase subunit HisF translates to MLKKRIVVCLDVKDGRTTKGVKFKDNIDIGDPVEMAADYYRQGVDELVFYDIMASARGRGPILDLIARVAAQVFIPFCVGGGIGTLDDIRSTILAGAEKISLNSQAVKNPDLIRQGARVFGNQCIVLGMDAAKDDAMPSGYRVFINGGRVATELDAKAWALRAVELGAGEIVLNSIDADGTKAGYEINLTRMISEAVPVPVIASGGGGAPQHLADVLTEGKADAALIASIVHSGAYTVQSIKSALSRAGIPVR
- a CDS encoding glycosyltransferase: MATYNGVRFIKEQLNSILAQLSADDELIISDDGSTDGTLEIIGSYKDDRIKLFHHKQNPSFSEIKYCRNFYYTTSNFENALIHANGDYIFLSDQDDIWLPQKKDRMVSALRTADLVMSNFNIIDDDGNILKKAFYQTNPISNFTLLNIIKSKFIGCCMAFNKEVLRASLPFPEKLLAHDYWIGLVSSQDYSFLFISEPLLNYRRFDSNVSSSTGKSKNNFLFRIRFRLVILIQLTFRIFRRRRFQK
- a CDS encoding glycosyltransferase family 32 protein; translation: MIPKIIHLCWLSGDEYPENIKKCINSVYEKLPNYEIKIWTKENFDVGSVSWVKQAFDSKKYAFAADYIRFWSLYNYGGIYLDSDVEVVKNFDFFLNVKSFIGFEYLNIPEAAVVGAEEGTDWVKTCLDWYDGKSFFAENGEMKKDVVPRLVKRVLEKKYNQKIVDTGKIREFEGLTIYPYFYFSPKNYFTGKIKVEDKTVCIHHFASAWGPNKKRKWTLVLHNSCIHLMGKRLHDKLFRLIRPLPKTFNGEEI
- a CDS encoding acyltransferase — protein: MDTDFYKIYSANKEINQNTPIIIGENTWIGCRVSILKGCRIPAGSVIAAGSVVNKNFEQKNCIYGGVPAKILKENISWDM